A single genomic interval of Oryza sativa Japonica Group chromosome 7, ASM3414082v1 harbors:
- the LOC107281735 gene encoding uncharacterized protein gives MAGLVRSIGEKLLRRRSSPRRFSLDEVQAALMKLEGPKREEVVGMMRDWEARLDDHILANIRNIHALRTHQAGFFNCVLNRLGVPKGDLRDKWLWRSNLTAMYFTSFALGYRSTQHIINKHIQRCMKPS, from the exons ATGGCAGGCCTGGTACGATCCATCGGCGAGAAGCTGCTTcggcgccgctcctctccccgcCGCTTCTCCTTGGACGAG GTACAGGCAGCGCTTATGAAGCTGGAGGGTCCCaagagggaggaggtggtggggatGATGCGCGATTGGGAGGCGAGGCTGGACGACCACATCCTCGCCAATATCCGCAACATCCACGCTCTGCGCACCCATCAAGCTGGCTTCTTCAATTG CGTGCTGAATCGTTTGGGAGTGCCCAAGGGGGACTTAAGAGATAAGTGGCTATGGCGCTCCAACCTTACTGCCATGTACTTCACCTCTTTTGCGCTTGGCTACCGCTCTACTCAACACATCATCAACAAGCATATACAAAGATGCATGAAGCCTAGCTAG
- the LOC107277213 gene encoding uncharacterized protein, with protein MAAALGSLLGRPPLTTHFRRLLHGAPAPDQKLANKMMKKKLQDEQQQDWDAIVRMIVQSKMQTYNVVPDGEDPPWARRVFHVLVMIPASFICGCNLGERIYHELGLRTNRRP; from the exons ATGGCGGCTGCACTTGGATCCCTCCTGGGTCGCCCGCCGCTGACCACCCacttccgccgcctcctccacggcGCGCCGGCGCCAGATCAG AAGCTCGCCAacaagatgatgaagaagaagctgCAGGATGAGCAGCAGCAAGACTGGGATGCCATCGTCAGAATGATAGTGCAATCAAAGATGCAAACCTACAACGTTGTGCCGGATGGGGAAGATCCTCCATG GGCTCGTCGAGTATTCCATGTGCTCGTCATGATCCCTGCTTCATTCATCTGTGGTTGTAACCTTGGCGAACGGATATACCACGAGCTCGGCCTCCGGACTAACCGCCGTCCATAG